In one window of Calypte anna isolate BGI_N300 chromosome 1, bCalAnn1_v1.p, whole genome shotgun sequence DNA:
- the LMOD2 gene encoding leiomodin-2 produces MSTFGYRRELSKYEDIDEDELLASLTEEELKELERELEDIEPDRNLPVGQRQKSLTEKTPTGTFSREALMAYWERETRKLLEKERLGACDKDSEQEEDNSEDIQEEYFTESNSEVSEEAYTEEDEEEEEEEDEEEEEEEEGDSSDGEDEEKQYAAAGEKPEAGRSSDRIRHKRCNGERDNENLLNGHDGKDTDSLSSKSKAIHPCGNPTVIEDALEKVRSNDPDTTEVNLNNIENITSQMLIQFSQALRDNTVVKSFSLANTHADDNVAIAIAGMLKVNQHITSLNIESNFITGKGVLAIMRALQSNKVLTELRFHNQRHIMGSQVEMDIVKLLKENTTLVKLGYHFDLAGPRMSMTSILTRNMDKQRQKRMQEQRQQESGDGAINAKSKVFQKETPRSSPYVSPKSSPWSSPRLPKKAVPVKSQTPAPAPPPPPPPPPPPPPPPPVIPEKKAPTRNIAEVIKQHESSKEALQNGQKKKKGKKSKKHENSLLKEIKDSLRSVSDRKSEEGSQPSTRPSTPQRSLHDNLMEAIRSSSLKQLRRVDVPEALR; encoded by the exons ATGTCTACCTTTGGCTACAGAAGAGAGCTCAGTAAATATGAAGATATTGATGAAGATGAGCTCCTGGCTTCTCTCACAGAAgaggagctgaaggagctggagcGGGAGCTGGAGGACATAGAGCCCGACCGGAACCTTCCCGTGGGGCAAAGGCAGAAGAGCCTGACTGAGAAAACACCCACGGGGACTTTCAGCAGGGAAGCACTGATGGCCTATTGGGAGAGGGAGACCAGGAAACTCTTGGAAAAAGAGAGGCTGGGTGCGTGTGACAAG GATTCTGAGCAAGAAGAAGATAATTCAGAAGATATTCAAGAAGAATATTTCACAGAAAGCAATAGTGAAGTGTCTGAGGAGGCATATACTgaagaggatgaagaagaagaagaagaagaagatgaagaggaggaggaggaggaagagggagacaGCAGTGATGGTGAGGATGAGGAAAAGCAATATGCTGCAGCTGGTGAAAAACCTGAGGCTGGCAGGAGTTCTGACCGGATCAGACACAAAAGGTGTAACGGTGAAAGGGACAATGAAAACTTACTCAATGGCCATGATGGAAAAGATACTGACAGTCTGAGCTCAAAAAGCAAAGCCATCCACCCTTGTGGAAATCCAACAGTTATAGAAGATGCTTTGGAAAAAGTTAGGAGCAATGATCCTGATACCACGGAGGTAAATCTGAACAACATTGAAAATATCACTTCACAGATGCTTATACAATTTTCTCAAGCCTTGAGGGACAACACAGTTGTTAAGTCATTCAGCTTGGCTAACACACATGCTGATGACAATGTTGCAATAGCTATTGCTGGTATGTTAAAGGTAAATCAGCATATAACTAGTCTAAATATTGAGTCAAATTTTATCACAGGCAAAGGAGTGCTGGCCATTATGAGAGCTTTGCAGAGTAACAAGGTTCTAACAGAACTGCGGTTCCACAATCAAAGGCACATCATGGGCAGCCAGGTGGAAATGGACATAGTTAAACTTCTGAAAGAGAACACAACTCTGGTCAAGCTTGGATACCACTTTGACCTTGCTGGCCCGAGAATGAGCATGACAAGTATCCTGACAAGAAATATGGATAAACAAAGGCAAAAACGTATGCAGGAGCAGCGTCAACAAGAGTCTGGTGATGGAGCCATCAATGCGAAGAGCAAAGTCTTTCAGAAAGAGACGCCTCGGTCCTCACCTTATGTGTCCCCTAAGAGCTCCCCTTGGTCCTCTCCAAGGCTCCCTAAGAAAGCAGTGCCTGTGAAAAGTCAGACTCCAGCTCCTgcacccccacctccccctccgcccccacccccaccaccccctcctcccccagttATTCCAGAGAAGAAGGCACCAACCAGGAATATAGCTGAAGTCATCAAACAGCACGAAAGCTCCAAAGAAGCCTTACAGAatggacagaaaaagaaaaaaggcaaaaaaagcaaaaaacatgaGAACAGCTtattgaaagaaattaaagattCTCTAAGATCAGTCTCAGACAGAAAATCAGAGGAAGGTTCACAACCTTCCACCCGTCCCTCCACGCCACAGCGGTCTCTCCATGACAACCTTATGGAAGCAATTCGTTCAAGCAGCCTAAAGCAATTAAGGCGG GTTGATGTACCAGAAGCTCTTCGGTGA